The Diaphorobacter ruginosibacter genome contains a region encoding:
- a CDS encoding cobaltochelatase CobT-related protein, whose protein sequence is MSADTGNASARPAPTLAEMEAWGGAMLRAITGDASLQWSGQTLYAGTMPQALPAAHHTNVPAELADQRGMLDSVGLRLCSSDASLHRAHLPADPVERLVFELLEQLRVESLVPQAWPGARENMRQRFLQWAQAFGDSGLTESSLGILLFAVALTAWSRLTDQEMPDRMSDAIESTRMAMSPHLGRFWVQLRRTREDQSAFIEPALAVARWVGEAVRAAQEDAPRGNGNPKRRSSFALPLHFESQNLDELPVAQTGDSRAWASSSQTYRVFSRQYDREEQATELIRASQLAEFRASMDDEIARSGLHVGRLARHFQMRLAKHQRDGWNFGLEEGHLDAGRLTQLVSDPQQRAIFKDEADRPVNETAVTFLLDCSGSMKGHSRHMSILVDVLGRALDMAGASVEVLGFSTGAWNGGRVRREWQRAGQPQFPGRLNERLHIVFKDGGKRWRHGRAGIAALRKADLFREGIDGEGVEWACQRLLGRSAKRRILMVISDGCPMDTATHQVNDEHYLDQHLRQVLAARERAGDVKVCALGVGLDLGVFYRQRLAVDLQQNLDEGLLLAVADLLCKR, encoded by the coding sequence ATGTCGGCTGACACAGGCAACGCTTCGGCGAGACCGGCCCCCACCCTGGCCGAGATGGAGGCCTGGGGCGGGGCCATGCTGCGCGCCATCACGGGCGATGCATCGCTGCAGTGGAGCGGCCAGACGCTGTATGCCGGCACCATGCCACAGGCGCTGCCTGCGGCGCACCACACCAACGTTCCCGCGGAGCTGGCAGACCAGCGTGGCATGCTCGACAGCGTGGGGCTGAGGCTGTGCTCGAGCGACGCCAGCCTGCACCGCGCGCACCTGCCCGCCGATCCGGTCGAGCGGCTGGTGTTCGAGCTGCTCGAACAGCTGCGGGTCGAGAGCCTGGTGCCGCAGGCGTGGCCCGGCGCGCGCGAGAACATGCGCCAGCGCTTTCTGCAATGGGCGCAGGCTTTCGGCGATTCCGGACTGACCGAAAGCAGCCTGGGCATCCTGCTGTTCGCCGTGGCATTGACGGCATGGAGTCGCCTGACCGATCAGGAGATGCCCGACCGGATGTCCGACGCGATCGAATCCACGCGCATGGCCATGTCGCCGCACCTCGGCCGCTTCTGGGTGCAACTGCGCCGCACGCGCGAAGACCAGTCCGCTTTCATTGAGCCCGCGCTGGCCGTGGCGCGCTGGGTGGGCGAGGCGGTTCGCGCCGCGCAGGAAGATGCGCCGCGCGGCAACGGCAATCCCAAGCGCCGCAGCAGCTTTGCGCTGCCGCTGCATTTCGAATCGCAGAACCTGGACGAACTGCCCGTGGCGCAGACCGGCGACAGCCGCGCATGGGCCAGCTCGTCGCAGACCTACCGCGTCTTCTCGCGCCAGTACGATCGCGAGGAGCAGGCCACCGAGCTCATCCGAGCATCGCAGCTTGCGGAGTTCCGTGCCAGCATGGACGACGAGATCGCGCGCTCCGGGCTGCACGTGGGGCGGCTTGCACGGCACTTCCAGATGCGCCTTGCCAAGCACCAGCGCGATGGCTGGAACTTCGGCCTGGAGGAGGGCCACCTCGACGCAGGGCGGCTCACGCAGCTGGTGAGCGACCCGCAGCAGCGCGCGATCTTCAAGGACGAGGCCGACAGGCCCGTCAACGAGACGGCGGTGACCTTCCTGCTGGACTGCTCGGGATCGATGAAGGGGCATTCCCGGCACATGTCCATCCTGGTCGACGTGTTGGGGCGGGCCCTCGACATGGCGGGTGCCAGTGTCGAGGTGCTGGGCTTTTCGACCGGTGCCTGGAACGGCGGCCGCGTGCGCCGCGAATGGCAGCGTGCGGGCCAGCCGCAGTTTCCCGGTCGCTTGAACGAGCGCCTGCACATCGTCTTCAAGGACGGGGGCAAGCGCTGGCGCCATGGCCGCGCCGGCATTGCCGCTTTGCGCAAGGCCGACCTGTTTCGCGAAGGCATCGATGGCGAGGGGGTGGAGTGGGCGTGCCAGCGCCTGCTTGGGAGGTCCGCGAAGCGGCGCATCCTGATGGTGATCTCCGACGGCTGCCCGATGGATACCGCGACGCATCAGGTGAACGACGAGCACTATCTCGACCAGCATTTGCGGCAGGTGCTGGCAGCGCGGGAGCGGGCCGGAGATGTGAAGGTGTGCGCGCTGGGGGTGGGGCTGGATCTTGGCGTTTTCTACCGCCAGCGGCTGGCTGTCGATCTGCAGCAGAACCTGGATGAGGGGTTGCTGCTGGCGGTGGCGGATCTGCTGTGCAAGAGGTGA
- a CDS encoding AAA family ATPase, translating to MTDLTLLQPTTTISVREVFGIDTDMRVPAFAERNEHVPVVDAAYRFNPQVTLAILAGFAHNRRVVIQGLHGTGKSTHIEQVAARLNWPCVRVNLDGHISRLDLVGKDVITLQEGKQVTQFQEGILPWSLQRPVAIVFDEYDAGRPDVMFVIQRVLEREGSFTLLDQKRVIQPHAHFRLFATMNTLGQGNLSGLYHGTQMLNHAQLDRWNLVTTLNYLAPSEEAAIVVARVPELNTPQGRHQIDAMVALANLTRKGFAVGDLSILMSPRTVITWAENTQIFHDVKLAFELSFLNKCEPAERTIVAEYFQRCFAQELNVRAEDPALHVHVG from the coding sequence ATGACTGACCTGACCCTGTTGCAGCCCACCACCACCATCAGCGTGCGCGAGGTGTTCGGCATCGACACCGACATGCGCGTGCCGGCGTTCGCCGAGCGCAACGAGCATGTGCCGGTCGTCGATGCGGCCTACCGCTTCAACCCGCAGGTGACGCTTGCGATCCTTGCAGGCTTCGCGCACAACCGCCGCGTGGTGATCCAGGGGCTGCACGGGACGGGCAAGTCCACCCATATCGAGCAGGTCGCCGCGCGCCTGAACTGGCCGTGCGTGCGTGTGAATCTCGACGGCCACATCAGCCGCCTCGACCTGGTGGGCAAGGACGTCATCACGCTGCAGGAGGGCAAGCAGGTCACGCAGTTCCAGGAGGGCATCCTGCCGTGGTCGCTGCAGCGGCCGGTGGCCATCGTGTTCGACGAATACGATGCGGGCCGACCCGACGTGATGTTCGTGATCCAGCGTGTGCTCGAGCGCGAAGGCAGCTTCACGCTGCTCGACCAGAAGCGCGTGATCCAGCCGCATGCGCACTTCCGCCTTTTCGCCACGATGAACACGCTGGGCCAGGGCAATCTCTCGGGGCTCTACCACGGCACGCAGATGCTCAACCACGCGCAGCTCGACCGCTGGAACCTGGTGACCACGCTGAACTACCTGGCGCCCTCCGAGGAGGCGGCGATCGTCGTGGCACGCGTGCCGGAACTGAACACGCCGCAGGGCCGGCACCAGATCGACGCGATGGTGGCGCTTGCCAATCTCACCCGCAAGGGGTTTGCCGTGGGCGACCTGTCGATCCTAATGTCGCCGCGCACCGTGATCACCTGGGCCGAGAACACGCAGATCTTCCATGACGTGAAGCTGGCGTTCGAACTCTCGTTCCTCAACAAGTGCGAGCCTGCCGAGCGCACCATCGTCGCCGAGTATTTCCAGCGCTGCTTCGCTCAGGAACTGAACGTGCGCGCGGAAGATCCGGCACTGCACGTACATGTCGGCTGA
- a CDS encoding IclR family transcriptional regulator: MIDDVMKNTDNSTTKLDGDTPNLRLFALLEVIAQKDAPFTLQSIVEETGLPKPSMHRMLTQLESAGILQREGNGRHYATGRRLMRMAENVLLNNTTHGARHAVLSHLVNDLGESCNITAFSGGEVLYLDRVETPAPLRFYLQPGSRVPAHCSATGKLFLSQMAPAQRRRLLSAAPLQGFTNNSLTTFEAVDAELDAVREQGYAFDNEEFLPGLLCLGVLVPSRSGNSNMGLAVQAPIMRFSKEKALSYLPKLQAAAEAIACINDDVPPGADDD; the protein is encoded by the coding sequence ATGATCGATGACGTTATGAAGAACACCGACAACAGCACGACCAAACTGGATGGGGACACGCCCAACCTGCGTCTGTTTGCGCTTCTTGAAGTCATTGCGCAGAAGGACGCGCCTTTTACGCTGCAATCCATCGTGGAGGAAACGGGGCTGCCCAAGCCCTCCATGCACCGCATGCTCACGCAGCTGGAGAGCGCAGGCATCCTGCAGCGCGAGGGCAACGGGCGCCACTACGCCACGGGCCGGCGCCTGATGCGCATGGCGGAGAACGTGCTGCTCAACAACACCACGCATGGCGCGCGCCATGCCGTGCTTTCCCATCTGGTGAACGACCTGGGCGAGAGCTGCAACATCACCGCGTTCTCGGGCGGCGAAGTGCTCTATCTGGATCGCGTCGAGACGCCCGCGCCCCTGCGCTTTTACCTGCAGCCGGGCTCGCGCGTGCCGGCGCACTGCTCGGCCACCGGCAAGCTGTTCCTGAGCCAGATGGCGCCCGCGCAGCGCCGTCGCCTGCTGTCGGCCGCGCCGCTGCAGGGCTTCACCAACAACTCGTTGACCACCTTCGAGGCCGTGGACGCCGAGCTCGACGCGGTGCGCGAGCAGGGCTATGCGTTCGATAACGAGGAATTCCTGCCGGGCCTGCTGTGCCTGGGCGTGCTGGTGCCCTCGCGCAGCGGCAATTCCAACATGGGCCTTGCGGTGCAGGCGCCCATCATGCGTTTCTCGAAAGAGAAGGCGCTGTCCTATCTTCCCAAGTTGCAGGCCGCAGCGGAAGCGATCGCCTGCATCAACGACGATGTTCCGCCCGGAGCAGATGATGACTGA
- the xsc gene encoding sulfoacetaldehyde acetyltransferase → MTKAKVDNRKVVEGVTKMTPSEAFVETCVANGVTEMFGIMGSAFMDAMDIFAPAGIRLIPVVHEQGAAHMADGYARVSGRHGLVIGQNGPGISNCVTGIAAAFWAHSPVVIVTPETGTMGMGLGGFQEANQLPMFQEFTKYQGHVVNPKRMAEFTGRCFDRAMSEMGPTQLNIPRDYFYGEIECEIPKPMRVDRGHGGETSLNAAVELLKTAKFPVILAGGGVVMGDAVPAAQALAERLGAPVATGYLRNDAFPAKHPLWAGPLGYQGSKAAMKLIAQADVVIALGSRMGPFGTLPQHGMDYWPKTAKIIQVEADHTNLGLVKKISVGINGDAKAVAEELVKRLSNVTLACDATKAARADTVATEKAAWEKELDEWTHERDPYSLDMIEEAKKEKTPTGGEYLHPRQVLRELEKAMPARVMVSTDIGNINSVANSYLRFDEPRSFFAPMSFGNCGYALPTIIGAKCAAMDRPAIAYAGDGAWGMSMMEIMTAVRHDIPVTAVVFHNRQWGAEKKNQVDFYNRRFVAGELESESFSEIAKAMGAEGIVVDKLEDVGPALKKAIDMQMNEGKTCVIEIMCTRELGDPFRRDALAKPVRFLEKYKDYV, encoded by the coding sequence ATGACTAAAGCTAAAGTCGACAATCGTAAGGTCGTTGAAGGCGTCACCAAGATGACCCCTTCCGAGGCATTCGTGGAAACCTGCGTTGCCAACGGCGTGACCGAAATGTTCGGCATCATGGGCTCGGCCTTCATGGATGCCATGGACATCTTCGCACCGGCAGGCATCCGCCTGATCCCCGTGGTGCACGAGCAAGGCGCGGCCCACATGGCCGATGGCTACGCCCGCGTCTCCGGCCGCCACGGCCTGGTGATCGGCCAGAACGGCCCCGGCATCTCCAACTGCGTGACCGGCATCGCCGCCGCCTTCTGGGCCCACAGCCCCGTCGTGATCGTGACGCCAGAAACCGGCACCATGGGCATGGGCCTGGGCGGCTTCCAGGAGGCCAACCAGCTGCCGATGTTCCAGGAATTCACCAAGTACCAGGGCCACGTCGTGAACCCCAAGCGCATGGCTGAATTCACCGGCCGCTGCTTCGACCGCGCGATGTCCGAAATGGGCCCTACACAGCTGAACATCCCGCGCGACTATTTCTACGGCGAGATCGAGTGCGAAATTCCGAAGCCCATGCGCGTTGACCGCGGCCATGGCGGCGAGACCAGCCTGAATGCTGCCGTCGAACTGCTGAAGACCGCCAAGTTCCCGGTCATCCTGGCCGGCGGCGGCGTGGTGATGGGCGACGCGGTTCCTGCCGCACAGGCCCTGGCCGAACGCCTGGGCGCGCCCGTGGCCACAGGCTACCTGCGCAACGACGCATTCCCCGCCAAGCACCCGCTGTGGGCAGGCCCTCTGGGCTACCAGGGCTCCAAGGCCGCCATGAAGCTGATCGCGCAAGCCGACGTGGTGATCGCACTGGGCTCCCGCATGGGCCCATTCGGCACGCTTCCGCAACACGGCATGGACTACTGGCCCAAGACGGCCAAGATCATCCAGGTCGAAGCCGATCACACCAACCTGGGCCTGGTCAAGAAGATCTCCGTGGGCATCAACGGCGACGCCAAGGCCGTTGCCGAAGAGCTGGTCAAGCGCCTGTCCAACGTCACGCTCGCATGCGATGCCACCAAGGCCGCACGCGCTGACACCGTGGCCACCGAGAAGGCCGCCTGGGAGAAGGAACTCGACGAGTGGACGCACGAGCGCGATCCGTACAGCCTGGACATGATCGAGGAAGCCAAGAAGGAGAAGACTCCGACCGGCGGCGAATACCTGCACCCACGCCAGGTTCTGCGCGAACTGGAAAAGGCGATGCCTGCCCGCGTCATGGTCTCCACCGACATCGGCAACATCAACTCCGTCGCCAACAGCTACCTGCGTTTTGACGAGCCACGTTCGTTCTTCGCTCCGATGTCGTTCGGCAACTGCGGCTACGCACTGCCCACCATCATCGGTGCCAAGTGCGCAGCCATGGACCGTCCCGCCATCGCCTACGCCGGTGACGGCGCATGGGGCATGTCGATGATGGAAATCATGACCGCAGTGCGCCACGACATCCCCGTGACCGCCGTGGTGTTCCACAACCGCCAATGGGGCGCGGAAAAGAAGAACCAGGTGGACTTCTACAACCGCCGCTTCGTTGCCGGCGAACTCGAAAGCGAAAGCTTCTCCGAGATCGCCAAGGCCATGGGCGCCGAAGGCATCGTCGTCGACAAGCTGGAAGACGTGGGCCCGGCCCTCAAGAAGGCCATCGACATGCAGATGAACGAAGGCAAGACCTGCGTCATCGAAATCATGTGCACACGCGAACTGGGCGACCCGTTCCGCCGCGACGCCCTCGCCAAGCCCGTGCGCTTCCTGGAGAAGTACAAGGATTACGTGTAA
- a CDS encoding bifunctional enoyl-CoA hydratase/phosphate acetyltransferase, which translates to MASNPHISVAVDNTTKQPPQRPHLNALLEQARAKGAIPVAVAYPCDAGSLQAAMQAADAGLIKPLLVGPKERIEAAAAQAGLDLSRAEIHHTADDARTAAAAAAALCRDGAARALMKGSLHSDELLGAAVAKEAGLRGGRRASHVFVMDMPGMERPLLMTDCVVNIFPDLMAKRDIAQNAIELAKAIGIETPRVAVLSAVETVNPAIPGTIDAAALAKMADRGQITGGIVDGPLAYDNAISLRSAQNKGIASEVAGRPDVLLVPSLEAGNMIYKQLVYMADAECAGLVLGMRVPIVLTSRSDSVEARIASCALAVLAS; encoded by the coding sequence ATGGCATCCAATCCCCATATTTCCGTCGCTGTGGACAACACCACCAAGCAGCCACCACAGCGCCCCCATCTGAATGCCCTGCTCGAGCAGGCGCGTGCCAAGGGAGCCATTCCGGTCGCCGTCGCCTATCCCTGTGACGCGGGCAGCCTGCAGGCCGCCATGCAGGCCGCCGACGCCGGCCTCATCAAGCCATTGCTCGTCGGCCCGAAGGAACGCATCGAAGCAGCAGCCGCACAGGCAGGCCTCGATCTCTCCCGTGCCGAAATCCACCACACCGCGGACGACGCCCGCACGGCCGCTGCTGCTGCCGCAGCCCTCTGCAGGGACGGCGCTGCCAGGGCGCTCATGAAGGGCAGCCTGCACAGCGACGAACTGCTGGGCGCCGCGGTTGCCAAGGAAGCCGGCCTGCGCGGCGGCCGCCGCGCCAGCCACGTCTTCGTGATGGACATGCCCGGCATGGAGCGTCCGCTGCTCATGACCGACTGCGTGGTGAACATCTTCCCCGACCTGATGGCCAAGCGCGACATCGCCCAGAACGCCATCGAACTCGCCAAGGCCATCGGCATCGAAACGCCCCGCGTGGCGGTGCTCTCCGCCGTGGAGACCGTGAACCCCGCGATTCCCGGCACGATCGACGCAGCCGCCCTCGCCAAGATGGCCGACCGCGGCCAGATCACCGGCGGTATCGTCGACGGCCCTCTCGCGTACGACAACGCGATCTCGCTGCGCTCCGCCCAGAACAAGGGCATCGCCTCCGAAGTCGCCGGCCGCCCCGATGTGCTGCTGGTCCCCAGCCTCGAAGCGGGCAACATGATCTACAAGCAGCTGGTCTACATGGCCGATGCGGAATGTGCCGGCCTGGTACTGGGCATGCGCGTGCCGATCGTCCTGACGAGCCGCTCGGACTCCGTCGAGGCACGCATCGCCTCCTGCGCACTGGCTGTGCTGGCAAGCTGA
- a CDS encoding SDR family NAD(P)-dependent oxidoreductase, translated as MASDIKTAIVTGAGGSLGYATVHQLLEQGFQVAVLERNMEHLRLRFGDATNARLLPVAADVTDLANCQNAVDQVRQRWGRIDALCNIAGGFSMGSSVAENAVQQYEHLMALNAAAVFKMVHCVAPVMLAQGAGSIVNIGAQSALSGAANMAAYCASKSAVIRMTESFSAEFKKSDVRVNSILPSIIDTPQNRKDMPDADFSQWTSPEKIAQVIGFLVSDASAAVTGAGIAV; from the coding sequence ATGGCAAGCGACATCAAGACCGCCATCGTCACCGGCGCAGGCGGATCCCTCGGCTACGCAACCGTGCACCAGCTTCTCGAACAGGGCTTCCAGGTGGCCGTGCTCGAACGCAACATGGAGCACCTGCGCCTGCGCTTTGGAGATGCGACCAACGCCAGGCTGCTGCCCGTGGCGGCGGACGTCACCGATCTGGCCAACTGCCAGAACGCGGTCGATCAGGTGCGCCAGCGCTGGGGGCGCATCGATGCGCTGTGCAACATCGCGGGTGGGTTCAGCATGGGCTCTTCGGTTGCCGAGAACGCCGTCCAGCAATACGAGCACCTGATGGCGCTGAACGCGGCTGCCGTGTTCAAGATGGTGCACTGCGTGGCGCCGGTCATGCTGGCGCAGGGCGCGGGCAGCATCGTGAACATCGGGGCGCAGTCGGCATTGTCCGGGGCGGCGAACATGGCGGCCTATTGTGCTTCCAAGAGCGCGGTGATCCGGATGACGGAGTCGTTCTCGGCGGAGTTCAAGAAGTCCGATGTACGGGTCAACTCCATTCTGCCGAGCATCATCGATACGCCGCAGAATCGCAAGGACATGCCGGATGCGGATTTCTCGCAGTGGACTTCGCCGGAGAAGATTGCGCAGGTGATCGGGTTCTTGGTTTCCGATGCTTCGGCGGCGGTTACGGGGGCGGGGATCGCTGTTTGA
- a CDS encoding CobW family GTP-binding protein: MQSARTPIPMVVVGGYLGAGKTTLLNRLLGNAAGLRIAVLVNDFGEINIDAALIRTRSDDVIQLENGCVCCSIGDRLVQALAEVSDREERPDLLVIEASGVSDPMRIAQVGMLDAAFRLNAVVVAVDVPQLQAHLEHPLVGDMVRQQIGAATALVLTKCDLAQAPDVQHALQALRGLAPRAAVFRALQGAIPMSVFLDEADHSGRSAPAWLRGPRGSGRWQSMAGGAPLHEAIGSFSFRSATGFHKQRLKQVLRNMPGGLLRAKGIVHVQGEADAQEFHVVGGRVRVARMPAVTLSAPDQESVLVFIGCMSPDDRAQITRQLESALAA, from the coding sequence ATGCAGTCCGCGCGTACGCCGATTCCGATGGTCGTGGTGGGCGGGTACCTGGGGGCGGGAAAGACGACGCTGCTCAACCGCCTGCTGGGCAATGCCGCCGGCCTGCGCATCGCGGTGCTGGTCAACGACTTCGGCGAAATCAACATCGATGCGGCGTTGATCCGAACGCGCAGCGACGATGTGATCCAGCTCGAGAATGGCTGCGTGTGCTGCTCGATCGGCGACAGGCTGGTGCAGGCGCTGGCGGAGGTGTCCGACCGCGAGGAGCGTCCCGATCTGCTCGTGATCGAGGCGAGCGGCGTGTCCGACCCGATGCGCATCGCGCAGGTGGGAATGCTCGATGCCGCGTTCCGCCTGAATGCGGTGGTGGTGGCGGTCGACGTGCCGCAGCTGCAGGCCCACCTGGAGCACCCGCTGGTCGGTGACATGGTGCGCCAGCAGATCGGTGCGGCCACCGCGCTGGTGCTCACCAAGTGCGATCTGGCACAGGCGCCGGACGTGCAGCACGCGCTGCAGGCATTGCGCGGCCTTGCACCGCGCGCGGCGGTGTTTCGTGCGCTGCAGGGTGCGATCCCGATGTCGGTGTTTCTCGACGAGGCCGATCATTCCGGCCGGTCAGCGCCGGCATGGTTGCGCGGCCCGCGCGGGAGCGGCCGCTGGCAGAGCATGGCCGGTGGCGCACCGCTGCACGAGGCGATCGGAAGCTTCTCATTTCGCTCAGCGACGGGCTTTCACAAGCAGCGGCTCAAGCAGGTGCTGCGCAACATGCCCGGCGGGCTGCTGCGGGCCAAGGGCATCGTGCATGTGCAAGGGGAGGCGGATGCGCAGGAGTTCCATGTGGTCGGCGGCCGCGTGCGGGTGGCGCGCATGCCTGCGGTGACGCTGAGCGCGCCGGACCAGGAGTCGGTGCTGGTGTTCATCGGCTGCATGAGTCCGGACGATCGCGCGCAGATCACGCGGCAGCTGGAGTCGGCACTGGCAGCCTGA
- a CDS encoding amidohydrolase, whose translation MTAVDNHPGAQAKVQVFTARRVLTMNPAQPDATHVAVQNGRILAVGGAADMAAWPDAVQVDSLRDKVLMPGLIEAHCHLMEGAMWDAVYLGYFDRRDPDGRLWTGLRTLDAVLARLKEAQDRLADPDAPLLGWGFDPILFGTERLSVNELDTVSATRPIVIMHASVHLMNVNSAMLVLAGIDEDTDIDGVHKDADGQPTGELQEFAAMFPVQKLLGQSMSLAAAEQSQAIWKFGRVAQLAGVTTATDLVSDLSEKGLATLHEVTADADYPMRVVPAFAPQRNPQGGAARVLEAAAAQTDKLRFGPVKFIVDGSIQGFTARLRSPGYAGGQPNGLWLIPPSQLLELFTPFHAAGLQLHIHTNGDEATEVVLDVIEQMLQAHPREDHRHTLQHCQLADRAQLERAARLGMCINFFSNHLYYWGDAHVAQTVGLSWAQRMNPAKTARDLGLTFSLHSDAPITPLNPLFTAWCAAHRATASGRILGEAERLSVADALEAVTMGAARTLKLERLIGSIEAGKLADFAVLEDDPSAVPAESLKDVRVWGTVLGGKVFPAPQP comes from the coding sequence ATGACAGCAGTCGACAACCACCCCGGGGCACAGGCAAAGGTGCAGGTGTTCACCGCACGCAGGGTTCTCACGATGAACCCCGCACAACCCGACGCCACGCATGTGGCGGTGCAGAACGGGAGGATCCTGGCCGTGGGCGGCGCGGCCGACATGGCGGCATGGCCCGATGCCGTGCAGGTGGACTCCCTGCGCGACAAGGTGCTGATGCCCGGGCTCATCGAGGCGCACTGCCACCTGATGGAGGGCGCGATGTGGGACGCGGTCTACCTGGGCTATTTCGACCGGCGCGATCCCGACGGGCGCCTGTGGACGGGCCTGCGCACGCTCGACGCCGTGCTGGCGCGCCTGAAGGAGGCGCAGGACAGGCTCGCGGATCCGGACGCGCCGCTGCTGGGCTGGGGGTTCGACCCGATCCTGTTCGGCACGGAGCGCCTGTCGGTCAACGAGCTCGATACGGTCTCGGCCACGCGGCCCATCGTCATCATGCATGCGAGCGTGCACCTGATGAACGTGAACTCCGCCATGCTGGTTCTCGCAGGCATCGACGAGGACACCGATATCGACGGCGTGCACAAGGACGCGGATGGTCAGCCCACGGGAGAGCTGCAGGAGTTCGCCGCCATGTTCCCGGTGCAGAAGCTGCTGGGCCAGTCCATGTCGCTCGCAGCGGCGGAGCAGAGCCAGGCCATCTGGAAATTCGGCCGCGTGGCGCAGCTCGCGGGCGTGACGACCGCCACCGACCTGGTGAGCGATCTTTCGGAGAAGGGTCTTGCAACCCTGCACGAGGTCACTGCCGACGCCGACTACCCGATGCGCGTCGTTCCTGCCTTTGCGCCGCAGCGCAATCCGCAGGGTGGTGCCGCCCGCGTGCTCGAGGCCGCTGCAGCGCAGACCGACAAGCTGCGCTTCGGCCCGGTGAAGTTCATCGTCGATGGATCGATCCAGGGCTTCACGGCGCGGTTGCGCTCGCCCGGATACGCCGGTGGGCAGCCGAACGGGCTGTGGCTGATTCCTCCGTCGCAGTTGCTGGAACTGTTCACGCCGTTTCATGCGGCGGGTTTGCAGCTGCATATCCATACCAATGGGGATGAGGCCACCGAGGTGGTGCTCGATGTGATCGAGCAGATGCTTCAGGCGCACCCGCGTGAAGACCATCGCCACACGCTGCAGCATTGCCAGCTGGCCGATCGCGCGCAGCTCGAGCGCGCGGCCAGGCTGGGCATGTGCATCAACTTCTTCTCCAACCACCTGTATTACTGGGGCGATGCGCATGTCGCGCAGACCGTGGGGTTGTCCTGGGCGCAGCGCATGAATCCGGCGAAGACGGCGCGTGACTTGGGGCTCACGTTCTCGCTGCACTCCGACGCCCCGATCACGCCGCTCAACCCGCTGTTCACCGCATGGTGCGCGGCGCATCGGGCCACCGCATCGGGCAGGATCCTCGGCGAGGCGGAGCGCCTCAGCGTGGCGGATGCGCTCGAGGCCGTCACCATGGGCGCCGCCAGGACGCTGAAGCTGGAGCGACTGATCGGAAGCATCGAGGCAGGCAAGCTGGCGGACTTCGCCGTGCTCGAGGATGACCCCTCCGCCGTGCCCGCAGAATCCCTCAAGGACGTACGCGTGTGGGGCACGGTGCTGGGCGGCAAGGTGTTCCCGGCGCCGCAGCCGTGA